From Methanosarcina lacustris Z-7289, one genomic window encodes:
- a CDS encoding HEAT repeat domain-containing protein: MTAVESAVNGQRQGEVPEDIMQAMEAKDKAMRESLAKSLNSEYQNETDILEEALNAEEQNSTLYTSFALSKFGSGETGNETEILLKALTSENGNVRVAAAMALGEKKEKAVVDPLMGILMRDYPLTKYSAVMALGEIGNERAVDTLMTEMKNNEKDYIRSSAAVALGKIGAEEAVPYLTERLRDTKAAVRSNAALTLGRMGNKSAVVPLIDVLESVKEAEGRRKDTVNTNADIRKSVVLALGGIGGTEATEALTGVLNDNEETLEVRVAAASALGNIGSPEAVSTLRTTFDNQSMNTGIRNGALLALGKTKNQETAGFFVEKLGDKDFGVSAREALIDMGEPAVDPLIENLATKDQKVKDETAQILIEIGDLRAVKPLIRAYQ; this comes from the coding sequence ATGACTGCAGTCGAAAGTGCAGTCAACGGGCAGAGACAGGGAGAGGTTCCAGAAGATATTATGCAGGCTATGGAAGCAAAAGATAAAGCCATGCGAGAGAGCCTTGCAAAGTCCCTTAATAGTGAATACCAAAATGAGACAGATATTCTTGAAGAAGCCCTCAATGCCGAAGAACAGAATTCAACTCTCTATACTTCCTTTGCACTTTCAAAGTTCGGATCTGGAGAAACCGGAAACGAAACCGAAATACTTCTAAAAGCCCTTACAAGTGAAAACGGAAACGTAAGAGTTGCAGCGGCAATGGCTCTTGGAGAAAAAAAAGAAAAAGCTGTAGTAGACCCCTTAATGGGGATTCTGATGCGGGATTACCCTCTGACAAAATACAGTGCAGTTATGGCGCTTGGAGAAATCGGAAATGAAAGAGCAGTAGATACGTTGATGACAGAAATGAAAAATAACGAGAAAGATTACATAAGGAGCAGCGCTGCAGTTGCCCTTGGGAAAATAGGAGCAGAAGAGGCCGTACCTTATCTAACCGAGAGACTAAGAGACACGAAAGCTGCGGTAAGGAGTAATGCAGCCCTCACACTTGGCAGAATGGGAAATAAATCGGCAGTCGTCCCCCTGATAGACGTCCTGGAAAGCGTAAAAGAAGCTGAAGGAAGAAGAAAAGATACCGTGAACACAAATGCGGATATTCGAAAAAGCGTTGTCCTTGCCCTTGGAGGAATAGGAGGCACTGAGGCTACGGAAGCATTAACCGGCGTACTGAACGATAATGAGGAAACTCTTGAGGTCAGGGTAGCTGCAGCCTCAGCTCTTGGAAATATAGGAAGCCCCGAAGCTGTAAGTACCCTTAGAACGACATTTGACAACCAGAGCATGAATACTGGAATTAGAAACGGAGCTCTCCTTGCTCTTGGCAAAACCAAAAACCAGGAAACTGCAGGGTTTTTTGTAGAAAAACTGGGAGATAAAGACTTTGGAGTTAGTGCCAGAGAAGCCCTTATAGATATGGGAGAACCGGCAGTAGATCCTCTTATAGAAAACCTGGCAACGAAAGACCAGAAAGTTAAGGATGAGACTGCCCAGATTCTTATTGAAATAGGGGACCTGAGGGCGGTTAAGCCCCTTATTCGGGCTTATCAGTGA
- a CDS encoding transposase, which produces MESWAKDWLEEQRKAGKKCLEIKVRGDCHYVYNSTSIYDKKIKKGRKVSVYLGKLDKEYGFIPKGEKPKIGMKSVPRSITDYGNSMILHNMMKELKPLLEDNFPEHWQELYAMSIVRVNGHTPLKRIKDYWEDLYNIEGLKPNLNPSNLSKVLREVGLDRFGQNEIFSYLKTLDTQLVYDLSTCFSRSMNILQAEKGYNKDHIQVPQINFTLLCGLDSEMPTMIKSVPGSVRDISTLYKTIEELDISDKVLLLDRGFFSEDILNFLEEKHVKYVLPTKRNSHYYDTRIHLNEEFIYHDRLIKCGKRKLGERFLYLFEDQDLKLEEQKTIFKKKEEGKIDDEEHSLKQKRAGKFLIISNYDIGKKEMYELYKKRDHVEKLFDAYKTTLNADKLYLHDDESVYGHVFVAFLSLYLYCKLLKAIKKADINDKFSPTDILVKYRKVKMIEFNEVEVITEVPKKVRELDKVLQFNIFPTKNRS; this is translated from the coding sequence ATGGAATCTTGGGCAAAAGATTGGCTTGAAGAACAACGTAAAGCTGGAAAAAAATGTCTTGAAATCAAGGTTAGGGGAGACTGCCACTATGTTTATAACTCCACGAGTATTTATGACAAAAAAATCAAAAAAGGTCGCAAAGTGTCAGTTTACCTTGGTAAACTTGACAAAGAATATGGATTTATACCCAAAGGTGAAAAACCCAAAATAGGTATGAAATCTGTTCCTCGATCTATCACAGATTATGGGAATTCAATGATTCTCCATAATATGATGAAAGAGCTTAAACCCCTTCTTGAAGATAACTTCCCAGAACATTGGCAAGAACTCTATGCGATGTCAATCGTTCGTGTTAATGGACATACGCCCCTCAAAAGGATCAAAGATTATTGGGAAGATCTCTACAATATTGAAGGCCTTAAACCAAATTTGAACCCTTCCAACCTTTCAAAAGTATTGAGGGAAGTAGGTTTGGACAGATTCGGCCAAAATGAAATCTTCAGTTACCTCAAAACTTTAGATACTCAACTCGTTTACGATTTAAGTACATGCTTCTCTCGATCCATGAATATTCTACAAGCCGAAAAAGGTTATAACAAAGATCACATTCAAGTTCCCCAGATTAATTTTACTCTCCTTTGTGGTCTTGATAGCGAAATGCCTACCATGATCAAGTCGGTACCAGGTAGCGTTCGGGATATAAGTACACTGTACAAAACGATAGAAGAATTGGATATTAGTGATAAAGTATTACTTCTTGATCGTGGTTTTTTTTCTGAAGACATTCTTAATTTCTTAGAGGAAAAACATGTCAAATATGTGTTGCCAACAAAAAGAAATAGTCATTATTATGACACGAGAATACATCTCAATGAAGAGTTTATCTATCACGATAGGTTAATCAAATGTGGCAAAAGAAAGTTGGGAGAAAGGTTCCTATATTTGTTTGAAGACCAGGACTTAAAGCTTGAAGAACAAAAAACAATCTTCAAAAAAAAAGAAGAAGGGAAAATTGATGATGAAGAACACTCTTTGAAACAGAAAAGAGCAGGCAAGTTCCTAATTATCTCCAATTATGACATCGGAAAAAAGGAGATGTATGAGCTTTACAAGAAAAGAGATCATGTTGAGAAATTGTTTGACGCGTATAAAACGACTTTGAATGCTGATAAATTGTATCTCCACGATGATGAGAGTGTTTACGGACATGTGTTTGTGGCGTTTCTTTCATTATACTTATATTGCAAACTGTTGAAGGCAATTAAAAAAGCAGATATTAATGACAAGTTTTCACCTACTGACATTTTAGTAAAGTATAGAAAAGTAAAAATGATTGAGTTTAATGAAGTTGAGGTCATAACTGAAGTTCCTAAAAAAGTAAGAGAACTGGATAAAGTTCTCCAATTTAATATATTCCCTACAAAAAATCGGAGTTAA
- a CDS encoding prephenate dehydrogenase, whose protein sequence is MDPEKQSSEKTKVLILGGTGEMGQWFTRFFKERGYEVTVWGKGGKVEVARKLNVPFASDLEAAIPENDIVIVSVPINATEETIEEVAPKMKAGSLLMDFTSTKVKPVEAMQRFAPAGIEILGTHPMFGPTIPTIRGQTVILVPVKGRSEKWFPGIRQLFEEGGAHVEITTAAEHDRLVSVVQGLTHFAYIAIGTTIDRLDFDIKKSRKFVSPVYSIMLDFVGRILGQNPYLYALIQMENPGILEVHEAYIKECEELSSLVRAHDEEGFVRKMKAAARKYDDTAHALRRSDKLINSRIAEYETIMNSVGKVCGFSHFYSGKVHVGTLEKVGLNEIIITKLASKGTAPHIKNKFIKLKLENLRLLSESELREWRKENLKHTIRDISVLLPEGADPEVVLGAVSTNKNLVACKISDIYNGTGGTEPKNEIKGTERLGVTYRITIFGDCTGSVETEVTDLLCGLGCRVREKNLKPKK, encoded by the coding sequence ATGGACCCTGAGAAACAGAGTTCCGAAAAAACGAAGGTTCTGATCCTTGGAGGAACCGGAGAGATGGGGCAGTGGTTCACTCGTTTTTTTAAAGAAAGAGGCTATGAGGTTACAGTCTGGGGAAAAGGGGGCAAGGTAGAAGTCGCCCGAAAATTGAATGTACCTTTTGCATCAGACCTTGAGGCAGCTATCCCTGAAAATGATATAGTGATAGTATCTGTTCCAATCAACGCAACGGAAGAAACTATTGAAGAAGTTGCCCCGAAGATGAAAGCAGGAAGCCTCCTTATGGATTTTACCTCCACCAAGGTAAAACCTGTTGAAGCCATGCAGAGATTTGCACCTGCCGGAATTGAAATTCTTGGGACGCACCCCATGTTCGGTCCCACAATTCCCACCATCCGGGGACAAACCGTAATCCTTGTCCCGGTGAAAGGGCGTTCGGAAAAATGGTTTCCGGGAATCAGGCAGCTTTTTGAGGAAGGCGGCGCACATGTTGAAATCACGACTGCAGCCGAACACGACAGGCTAGTCTCAGTAGTACAGGGGCTTACTCATTTTGCATATATCGCCATAGGAACGACCATTGATAGGCTTGATTTTGATATCAAGAAATCCAGGAAATTCGTAAGTCCGGTTTACAGTATAATGCTTGACTTTGTGGGCAGGATTCTTGGCCAGAATCCCTACCTCTACGCCCTGATTCAGATGGAAAACCCGGGTATTCTGGAGGTGCATGAGGCATACATAAAGGAATGTGAAGAACTTTCCAGCCTTGTGCGGGCTCATGATGAGGAAGGATTTGTAAGGAAAATGAAAGCTGCTGCCCGAAAATATGATGATACAGCCCATGCCCTGCGCAGATCGGATAAGCTGATTAATTCCAGAATAGCCGAGTATGAGACTATCATGAACTCGGTAGGAAAAGTCTGCGGTTTTTCTCACTTTTATTCAGGAAAGGTCCATGTAGGTACACTGGAAAAAGTGGGACTGAATGAGATAATAATTACAAAACTTGCCTCAAAAGGCACTGCTCCTCATATAAAGAACAAATTCATAAAACTAAAGCTTGAAAACCTTCGCCTCCTTTCAGAATCCGAATTAAGGGAGTGGAGAAAAGAAAACCTGAAACATACGATCAGGGATATTTCGGTCCTGCTCCCTGAAGGCGCCGATCCTGAAGTTGTCCTGGGAGCAGTAAGCACAAACAAAAATCTTGTGGCCTGTAAAATCAGTGATATCTACAACGGGACTGGAGGAACAGAACCTAAAAATGAGATAAAAGGGACAGAAAGGCTCGGAGTGACTTACAGGATAACTATTTTTGGAGATTGTACAGGTTCTGTCGAAACTGAGGTGACAGACCTTCTCTGCGGGCTTGGGTGCCGGGTAAGAGAGAAAAACCTGAAACCGAAGAAATGA
- a CDS encoding shikimate dehydrogenase — protein sequence MKLVFGVFGDPIGHSLSPAMHNAAFSALGMNCVYHAFRVRPEKLGKAILGAEAMGFGGLNLTVPLKEEALKLDFIKPDPLAKRIGAVNTVVFGKTGEIRGHNTDGLGARQALRDAAVEIEGSRVVVAGAGGAARAIAFQLAADGAKITVINRTEERAIELATDVAAAALPGKISGTGLSGLKELLRDADVLINTTTLGMHPNTDATIATAEELHSDLTVFDIVYNPLETRLLKEAKAAGAKTVSGVLMLVYQGAEAFKLWTGVEPPVELMKKTVLEALQA from the coding sequence ATGAAGCTAGTTTTTGGTGTATTTGGAGACCCTATAGGTCATTCCCTTTCCCCTGCCATGCATAATGCAGCATTTTCAGCCCTTGGCATGAACTGCGTCTATCACGCTTTCAGGGTCAGGCCGGAAAAGCTGGGAAAAGCAATCCTGGGAGCCGAAGCTATGGGATTTGGAGGGCTTAACCTGACAGTACCATTAAAAGAAGAAGCTCTGAAACTGGACTTCATCAAGCCGGATCCCCTTGCAAAGAGAATTGGCGCAGTAAATACTGTAGTCTTCGGAAAAACAGGAGAAATCCGGGGGCACAACACTGACGGACTGGGAGCAAGGCAGGCACTTCGGGATGCTGCAGTGGAAATTGAGGGGTCCAGAGTGGTGGTTGCGGGAGCAGGAGGAGCTGCAAGGGCGATTGCTTTCCAGCTTGCTGCCGACGGCGCCAAAATCACCGTAATAAACCGGACAGAAGAAAGGGCAATCGAACTTGCAACAGATGTGGCGGCTGCCGCCCTGCCTGGGAAAATAAGCGGGACAGGGCTTTCAGGGTTAAAAGAACTGTTGCGAGATGCAGATGTCCTGATCAATACCACAACTCTCGGGATGCACCCGAACACAGATGCAACTATTGCAACAGCAGAAGAACTTCACAGTGACCTTACTGTTTTTGATATCGTCTATAACCCGCTTGAGACCAGGCTTTTAAAGGAGGCAAAAGCTGCGGGAGCAAAAACCGTTAGCGGGGTTTTAATGCTTGTATATCAGGGAGCCGAAGCTTTCAAACTCTGGACAGGAGTTGAACCTCCAGTGGAACTCATGAAAAAAACCGTACTGGAGGCTCTGCAGGCTTGA
- the aroD gene encoding type I 3-dehydroquinate dehydratase, translating to MTQIGPFDLEKKAAVVAVILEKPSETSKTAAEKGADILEIRLDLLRIRDLERAAEIIKKIKSEAGIPVIATNRSSAEGGKWEGTEEDRTGLLTGLLNYPFSLEEGPDAVDIELSASREERNKVIKVAKDHGKTVIVSSHDFSKTPSPQEMKAILEEMFLAGADIAKLAVMPQSMEDVLNLLRVTLDFRNAGKSVCTIAMGKPGKHTRVVAPLYGSVLTYASVESGAAAAPGQLPVDEVKKIMEMLK from the coding sequence ATGACGCAAATAGGCCCATTTGACCTTGAAAAAAAAGCTGCAGTTGTTGCAGTAATCCTTGAAAAGCCTTCTGAAACTTCAAAAACAGCAGCTGAAAAGGGAGCTGATATCCTTGAAATCCGGCTGGATTTGCTGAGAATCAGGGATCTGGAGAGAGCCGCAGAAATAATAAAGAAAATAAAATCCGAAGCCGGGATTCCTGTAATCGCCACCAACCGTTCCAGTGCAGAAGGGGGAAAATGGGAGGGGACAGAGGAAGACCGAACAGGGCTTCTGACAGGGCTTCTGAACTACCCATTTTCCCTTGAAGAAGGGCCGGATGCTGTTGATATCGAACTCTCTGCCAGCAGGGAAGAAAGAAATAAAGTTATAAAAGTGGCTAAAGATCACGGAAAAACCGTAATCGTTTCTTCCCACGACTTTTCAAAAACTCCTTCTCCCCAGGAAATGAAAGCAATTCTTGAAGAGATGTTTCTTGCCGGGGCGGATATTGCCAAACTTGCAGTGATGCCTCAGTCAATGGAAGATGTTCTTAATCTACTGAGAGTTACACTGGACTTCAGGAACGCAGGAAAATCAGTATGCACCATTGCAATGGGCAAGCCGGGAAAACACACAAGGGTAGTTGCCCCTCTTTATGGTTCGGTCCTGACATACGCTTCGGTAGAAAGCGGTGCAGCCGCAGCCCCGGGCCAGCTTCCGGTAGACGAAGTAAAGAAGATAATGGAAATGCTAAAATGA
- a CDS encoding 3-dehydroquinate synthase II translates to MKKKSVWIKADEGGWEEQKERITTGLESGADCILVNPGEVEKVRELGNITVAAFARDNRSGADIVVVGKRGEGDGTKPLPLEIPGSLDVNAATLLMEKGLTVGGYVIIKDKHYEHFAAEMGKICDYLLVTGTDWKVIPLENLIADLQREKVKIIFGVKSAEEAKLAFQTLETGTDGVLLDSGNPQEIKDTIKAARELGSESAELEAAVVTRVEPLGMGDRVCVDTCNLMQRGEGMLIGSQAGGMFLVNSESDESPYVAARPFRVNAGAVHSYIKIGDKTRYLSELQTGDAVTIVDSKGKQREGIVGRVKIESRPLMLIEAKARDRTLTAILQNAETIKLVGKDGSPISVAKLKKGDEVLVRLEEGARHFGKKIEETIIEK, encoded by the coding sequence TTGAAAAAGAAAAGCGTCTGGATAAAAGCCGATGAAGGCGGATGGGAAGAACAGAAAGAGAGGATCACGACAGGCCTGGAATCCGGAGCCGACTGTATACTGGTAAACCCGGGAGAGGTGGAAAAAGTCCGGGAACTGGGAAACATTACAGTAGCAGCCTTTGCCCGCGACAACAGGTCCGGAGCTGACATCGTGGTCGTGGGAAAGAGAGGAGAAGGTGACGGGACAAAACCCCTGCCTCTGGAAATTCCAGGTTCTTTAGACGTAAATGCAGCAACCCTGCTCATGGAAAAAGGCTTAACCGTAGGCGGATACGTAATCATAAAGGATAAACATTATGAACACTTCGCAGCCGAAATGGGAAAAATCTGCGATTATCTGCTTGTTACAGGCACTGACTGGAAAGTCATCCCTCTCGAGAACCTGATAGCTGATCTCCAGCGAGAGAAAGTAAAGATCATTTTCGGAGTAAAAAGTGCAGAGGAAGCAAAACTCGCCTTCCAGACTCTTGAGACAGGAACTGATGGAGTCCTTCTTGACAGCGGGAATCCCCAGGAAATAAAAGATACTATCAAGGCTGCAAGAGAACTGGGAAGCGAAAGTGCCGAACTTGAAGCTGCAGTTGTAACCAGAGTAGAACCCCTTGGAATGGGAGACCGGGTCTGCGTGGATACATGCAATCTCATGCAGCGTGGAGAAGGCATGCTTATAGGTTCGCAGGCCGGCGGGATGTTCCTGGTAAACTCGGAGTCCGATGAAAGCCCTTACGTGGCAGCCCGTCCCTTCAGGGTAAATGCAGGTGCGGTTCACTCTTACATCAAAATTGGGGATAAAACCCGCTATCTTTCGGAACTTCAGACCGGAGATGCCGTAACTATTGTAGACTCAAAAGGGAAACAGCGGGAAGGTATAGTTGGCAGAGTCAAGATCGAAAGCCGCCCCCTCATGCTTATAGAAGCAAAAGCCAGAGACAGAACTTTAACTGCAATCCTGCAAAATGCCGAAACCATCAAACTGGTAGGAAAAGATGGAAGCCCTATCTCAGTTGCAAAACTAAAGAAAGGAGATGAGGTCCTGGTCCGCCTCGAGGAAGGAGCCAGGCATTTCGGCAAAAAAATAGAAGAAACGATTATAGAGAAGTGA
- a CDS encoding 2-amino-3,7-dideoxy-D-threo-hept-6-ulosonate synthase, translating into MSEIGKKIRIERLMNRESRNMVIIPMDHGLSDGPIEGLINITDTVNRVAEGGANAVLMQKGMVRYGHRGYGHDIGLVVHISASSVLSPDPNAKVQVCTVEEVLKMGADAVSMHINIGSDTETDQLEKLGTISRDCTEWGMPLLAMMYPRGKKITNPHDPVNVAHAARIGAELGADVVKTVYTGDPDSFRDVVRGCPVPVVIAGGPKTSTDLGLLEMIDGAMEAGARGAAIGRNVFQHRDPVRLTRAICEIVHHRRPVEEALEQLK; encoded by the coding sequence ATGTCAGAAATTGGCAAAAAAATACGCATAGAAAGGCTGATGAATCGGGAAAGCAGAAACATGGTCATTATTCCCATGGATCATGGGCTCTCCGACGGACCTATTGAGGGGCTTATCAACATTACCGATACAGTTAATAGGGTTGCCGAAGGAGGAGCAAACGCAGTTCTCATGCAGAAAGGTATGGTCAGGTACGGGCATAGAGGATACGGCCATGATATCGGGCTTGTTGTGCACATCAGTGCCTCTTCTGTTCTGAGCCCTGACCCCAACGCCAAGGTACAGGTCTGTACTGTTGAAGAAGTGCTTAAGATGGGAGCTGATGCAGTTTCCATGCATATTAACATAGGGTCTGATACAGAAACCGACCAGCTAGAAAAGCTTGGAACAATCTCCAGGGACTGCACGGAATGGGGCATGCCTCTTCTCGCTATGATGTACCCAAGAGGTAAAAAGATCACAAATCCCCACGATCCTGTAAATGTGGCACATGCTGCCAGGATTGGAGCTGAACTAGGGGCTGACGTTGTAAAAACCGTATACACCGGGGATCCTGACAGTTTCAGAGACGTGGTAAGGGGCTGCCCTGTGCCTGTAGTAATTGCAGGTGGGCCGAAGACTTCAACCGACCTGGGACTTCTGGAAATGATTGACGGGGCAATGGAAGCCGGAGCAAGAGGGGCTGCAATCGGAAGAAATGTATTCCAGCACCGTGACCCTGTCAGGCTGACCCGGGCTATTTGCGAAATCGTGCACCATAGAAGGCCTGTAGAAGAAGCTCTGGAACAGTTAAAGTAA
- a CDS encoding GMP synthase subunit A, with translation MKELKILVVNNYGQFCHLIHRAVRDLDMDSTIISNVTPIEDILAEEPDGLILSGGPDMERAGLCFDYVREIDIPILGICLGHQAIALAYGGHVHAGKKGGYAEIEIEVFEEDDILRGLGPKTTVWASHADEVAILPEDFIHLARSDVCEIEAMRHPTKPIYGVQWHPEVSHTRQGEKLLMNFFEVCDQY, from the coding sequence ATGAAAGAATTAAAAATCCTTGTTGTAAATAATTACGGGCAATTTTGCCACCTTATTCACAGGGCTGTCCGGGATCTTGACATGGATTCAACAATTATTTCCAATGTAACCCCCATAGAAGATATTCTGGCAGAAGAGCCTGACGGGCTGATCCTGAGCGGTGGGCCGGATATGGAAAGGGCAGGCCTTTGTTTTGACTATGTTCGGGAAATCGATATCCCTATTCTTGGGATCTGCCTTGGGCATCAGGCAATTGCCCTGGCTTACGGGGGACACGTCCATGCAGGGAAAAAAGGCGGGTATGCCGAGATTGAAATAGAGGTCTTCGAAGAAGACGATATACTCAGGGGACTTGGCCCAAAAACAACTGTGTGGGCTTCCCATGCTGATGAAGTTGCTATTCTTCCTGAAGACTTTATCCATCTTGCCCGCTCAGATGTCTGCGAGATTGAAGCCATGCGCCACCCAACAAAACCGATTTATGGTGTCCAGTGGCATCCTGAGGTTTCCCACACCAGGCAGGGAGAAAAGCTACTGATGAACTTCTTTGAGGTTTGTGATCAGTATTGA
- a CDS encoding signal recognition particle protein Srp54 — translation MVMEKLGDSLQGALKKLIGSGRIDERTVNEVVKDIQRALLQADVNVKLVMGMSQRIKERAMKEEPPAGMNPREHVIRIVYQELMEIIGKGAEIQLKPQTIMMVGLQGSGKTTSTAKLARYFQRKGLKAGVIAADTFRPGAYHQLKTLCEKLNVAFYGEEGNPDAIEITRNGLKVLDKYDIKIVDTAGRHALEAELIEEMEQINAVAKPDHRFMVLDAGIGQQASQQAHAFNDSVGITGVIITKLDGTAKGGGALSAVSETKAPIAFIGVGETPEDFEKFEADRFISRLLGMGDLKSLMEKAEESLSEEDVNVEALMQGRFTLKDMYKQLEAMNKMGPLKQIMSMLPMGMGGMGGMKLSDEMFQATSDKMKNYKFIMDSMTEQEMIDPKLIGGSRIKRISRGSGCSPEDVRELLKYHKTMQTALKGFRGGKFNIQKMMKKKMGM, via the coding sequence ATGGTAATGGAAAAACTCGGAGACTCCTTACAGGGGGCACTCAAGAAACTGATCGGCTCAGGGAGAATTGATGAGCGCACGGTCAACGAAGTGGTAAAGGATATTCAACGGGCTCTGCTCCAGGCCGACGTTAACGTAAAACTTGTCATGGGGATGTCCCAGAGAATCAAAGAGCGTGCAATGAAAGAAGAACCTCCGGCGGGTATGAATCCGAGGGAGCATGTAATCCGCATTGTGTACCAGGAACTGATGGAAATAATCGGGAAAGGAGCGGAGATACAGCTCAAACCCCAGACCATCATGATGGTGGGACTGCAGGGGAGCGGGAAAACTACAAGTACTGCAAAACTTGCCCGCTACTTCCAGAGAAAGGGACTCAAAGCAGGAGTTATTGCCGCAGATACCTTCCGTCCTGGTGCCTACCACCAGCTCAAGACCCTCTGTGAAAAGCTTAATGTGGCGTTTTATGGGGAAGAAGGAAACCCCGATGCCATTGAGATTACCAGAAACGGACTTAAAGTACTTGATAAATACGATATAAAAATTGTAGACACTGCTGGCAGGCACGCCCTTGAAGCCGAACTGATAGAAGAAATGGAACAGATCAATGCTGTTGCAAAACCCGACCACAGGTTTATGGTTCTGGACGCAGGCATAGGGCAGCAGGCAAGCCAGCAGGCTCATGCTTTCAATGACTCTGTAGGGATCACAGGGGTTATCATCACAAAACTGGACGGGACAGCAAAAGGTGGTGGAGCCCTTTCAGCCGTTTCCGAAACAAAAGCCCCGATTGCTTTTATAGGGGTTGGGGAAACCCCAGAAGACTTTGAAAAGTTCGAAGCTGACAGGTTCATTTCAAGGCTGCTAGGAATGGGAGACCTTAAGAGCCTGATGGAAAAGGCAGAGGAAAGCCTGAGTGAAGAAGACGTAAATGTTGAAGCCCTGATGCAGGGACGTTTCACTCTGAAGGATATGTACAAGCAGCTCGAAGCAATGAATAAGATGGGACCTCTGAAACAGATTATGTCAATGCTCCCGATGGGTATGGGAGGAATGGGAGGCATGAAGCTCTCAGACGAAATGTTCCAGGCTACCAGTGACAAGATGAAAAACTACAAGTTTATCATGGACTCAATGACAGAACAGGAAATGATAGACCCCAAACTCATCGGTGGTTCAAGGATCAAGAGAATCTCAAGGGGTTCGGGCTGCAGCCCGGAAGATGTAAGAGAGCTTCTGAAGTACCACAAAACCATGCAGACGGCTTTAAAAGGCTTTAGAGGCGGAAAATTCAATATTCAGAAAATGATGAAGAAGAAAATGGGGATGTAA
- a CDS encoding protease inhibitor I42 family protein produces MKKRINSSSNSSSVKTVRLATVLFVIFTVALSGCVDKGQNNTENKTEGSANESQNTSTEEYTSGVANVGSIEIMTLESFPVQIQVIAEGYLPDGCTEIDGIKTETEGNTFNINITTKRPKDAMCTQAIESFTETIPLEVQGLRAGNYTVNVNGVNRSFELAVDNTLDESPDSMPQRQQVITEANNSTTISLKKGETFYLRLKENPTTGYSWQLNLSQKVSLVSDKYYPPESKEGEKPIVGAGGVHLWEIKADSKGNQQVTAIYKRSWENETGTEDKFALNVEVV; encoded by the coding sequence ATGAAAAAAAGGATAAATAGCAGTTCTAATAGCAGTTCTGTAAAAACTGTGAGACTGGCAACAGTCCTGTTCGTGATCTTTACAGTTGCTCTTTCCGGCTGTGTTGACAAGGGACAGAATAATACGGAGAACAAGACAGAAGGTTCAGCAAACGAGAGTCAGAATACCAGTACTGAAGAATACACATCTGGTGTGGCAAACGTGGGAAGTATAGAGATTATGACTCTGGAATCTTTTCCGGTGCAGATACAGGTGATAGCAGAAGGCTACCTGCCTGATGGATGCACTGAGATTGACGGAATAAAAACTGAAACGGAAGGAAACACTTTCAATATCAATATTACGACGAAGCGTCCAAAAGATGCAATGTGTACCCAGGCTATCGAGAGTTTTACAGAAACGATTCCTCTTGAAGTTCAGGGACTCCGCGCCGGAAACTATACTGTAAATGTAAACGGAGTAAACAGATCATTTGAACTTGCAGTTGATAACACCTTAGATGAGTCACCAGATTCTATGCCTCAGAGACAGCAGGTAATAACCGAAGCTAATAACAGCACAACTATAAGTCTCAAAAAGGGAGAGACTTTTTACCTGAGACTTAAGGAAAACCCGACTACAGGTTATTCCTGGCAGCTCAACCTGAGCCAGAAAGTGAGTCTGGTTTCTGACAAGTATTATCCCCCGGAATCTAAAGAAGGTGAAAAACCAATTGTTGGGGCCGGAGGAGTTCATCTGTGGGAAATCAAAGCCGATTCCAAGGGAAACCAGCAGGTAACAGCGATATATAAAAGATCCTGGGAAAATGAAACTGGCACGGAAGACAAATTTGCACTTAATGTTGAAGTTGTCTGA